The Asticcacaulis sp. EMRT-3 region GCCCTGACGCAGCAGGGCCAGCGCTTCGTGGGCGTCGTGGGCGATGGGAAAGGCGGGCAGGCTCATTTTGCGTTCACGTTTTGATCCGAACGTCACCTTAAACCCGCATAATCGGGGTGACAAGGGGATCATCCTGCGATTATGCTAGAGCAACGAGCGTTTAATTTGACTTACAAATTGAATGCGAGATGCGGAAAAGCGCAAAATGTAGAGCGGGTTGCATGCCTTTGACCGATTCAATCAGAATGCAGACCGCTCTAGACAAAAGTAAGACAAATCTGGATGGAAACGATCATGGACACTCTGCGCCGCACCCTCATTCTCGGCAGTCTGGCGGCTCCGGCCCTTGCGGCTTCGGCGGCTATGGCCCAGACGGCGGCGCCCGATGTCAGCGATCCGCTGCACGCCGGTCTGGCCTGGCCGGAGCCTGCCGCCACGCTTGATCTGTGGCCGAAGGGGGTGAGCGGCCAGTTGCATCCCGATATGCAGGAGCATGTTGAGGAAACCTCGACCGATCCCAAGGTGCGCATTCGCCGCGTTCAGGGCATCAGCCGTCCGCGTGTGGCGGTTTTCCCGGCGAAGAACCCCAATGGCGGGGCCATGCTGATCATTCCGGGCGGCGGGTTTAGCTGGAATTATTTTGACCATGAGGGCTATCAGCTCGCCGATTATCTCAACCAGCAGGGTATCACCTGTTTCGTGCTGTTCTACCGTCTGGCCAATGACGGCTGGGACAAACCCGCCGAGGTGGGTGTGGCCGACGCGCAGCGCGCCATGCGCCTGATCCGCGCCCATGCCGCCGATTACGCCATTGATGCCCATCGTCTCGGCGTCATCGGCTTTTCGGC contains the following coding sequences:
- a CDS encoding alpha/beta hydrolase, which codes for MDTLRRTLILGSLAAPALAASAAMAQTAAPDVSDPLHAGLAWPEPAATLDLWPKGVSGQLHPDMQEHVEETSTDPKVRIRRVQGISRPRVAVFPAKNPNGGAMLIIPGGGFSWNYFDHEGYQLADYLNQQGITCFVLFYRLANDGWDKPAEVGVADAQRAMRLIRAHAADYAIDAHRLGVIGFSAGGFLVSTLATRFDASFYTPVDAADTQPARPFIAAPIYPVQSVDPAYAYPGVITSLFGGQVTPQIIKTWSPDQNVGPDTAPCFLCQNEDDTTVPVENSVALRNALAAAKIPVETHLFARGGHGFGMKDAPDQPWHIWPQLFANFARSRGLMG